In the genome of uncultured Sphaerochaeta sp., the window TGCTTGAGGCCATCTCAATCGGTCATAAGCTTTCATGAGAAAAGGAGAGGGGAAACCCCAATGTCATTAAGTTAAGAACGGCAAGCTGAATAAGAAAGAAGCTATCAATGAAGAAACCAACGTTTCTGACTTGATAGCTTTCATTTTCAGTTCCGAAGTTATTATTAGGGGCATGATGATCCGAGCCTGCGAACATTTGGAATTGTGCGAGGCATGGGTTTCCGCTAGAATGTAACAAGTCAAGCTGCTCTGTAGATGAACGGGATAAAAGAACGGTGTTCGAGAATTCGGGAAAATGCTCTGTCGTTCCTTACCGGTTGAATGGTCATCGTGAGCTCCTTGACTATTTTCTTGATCGTGATAGTCGGGTCCCTTCCCGAGGCGTACAGTCTCAGTGTCTTGGACAGGTCGGAATAGCTGACCTTGTACAGGAGCTTGCGGTTTTTTATCCTACGGGACAGACTCCTGCCGAAAGCGACCAGTACCGATGTGCAGATGTTGTGGAAGATCATCGAAAGGATTATTTCACCAATGGCTGCAACCTTCTTCCTGGTGTTGCTGAATGACGAACAGTCATCATACTTCAATTGGCGCAAGGTGGTCTCCACGCCCCATCTCAAATGATACAACTCCTTGAGGTCGGCCATCGAGAACTCCGACTGAGGCAGGCTGGTCAGCAGGACCTCATACGAGGTTTCGGAAAGTTGCAGTCTGACGAGCCTGAAAGAATACTCGAAGAAATCGATAATGAGCGGACGGCTCTTCAGGACCTTCCCCAAAGGGTTCCTTGTTGCAGGGATGAACTCGTTGATCACGTTCTGTGGGACATAAATATAGTCAGGATAAATTGCTGGGTTCCTGTGCACGGTAGAGCATCGGGTGTATTTCCTGGTGACAACAGTATCCATCAGACCGTCCTCACCTACCATGTTCCGGTACCTTTGGCTGATGCCTGGGGAGTTGAGGTCTTTTGCCCGGATGCAAAAATGGAACCCCAGAGAGGACACCCACATCATGAGCCTATAGCTCTCGTACCCCCTGTCGCAGGTGATGATGCTCGGCAAGGGACTGGGGCATCCAGCCATCCGCTCGACCATCTGTTCGCAGGCCTGTATCTCATGCATGTCCTTGTGGTCCTGGATGACGTAGTCCAGGAAATACCCATCGGGTACGGCAGTGAGGACATTGAGATGAAGCTGGTTGCAGACCTTTCCGTTCGGATTATTGGTCATGTGCAGCAACGTACCCGCATCATCCTTGTTCGGGTGGATGCTGATGGCGGAACCATCGCAGGCCACCAGCAGATACTTGTTCTTGATCAGCGTGAACGGCACATCAGTATCCTTGAAATGGTCGAACAGGGCCCGATATGCCTGTACGCCCAGCTTGTCACGATGCTGGATGTATGCTGACGCTGAGGGCCTGTCAGGACCGACACCGAAGTAATGCCTCAGGTTCTCCTTCATGCAGCTTCCGGGAGAAAGCAAGCCGAGCTTGACAACATCACTGAAAGATTGACGCCTGAACCGGGTGAAATCGGCTTTGGGATTGCTGAAATGCATCCGGAAATCATCAGGGTCAAGGTCCAATCTGGCGACGGATTTAGCGATTTTGTTTTCTAGATAATTCCTCATGATATAATTGTTTACCTCTATTTAATTATATCATATCTATATTATTTTGATACTATAAAATGTACAAAAAAGAAGGCAACACATAGCCGAAGCCACATATTGCCTTGCTGTTTTGGTCTCACAAGAATGTCATTTTGCTAACTTAATGACATTGGGGGAAACCCTCTCCTTCTCCAGCAAACCGAACAGCAATTCCTTATTTCACATAGGGAATTGCATAGGGTCCATCACTGAGCCAGACAATCTTGAGGTCTTTCTTTCCCTCAAGCTTTCTGATGTGCTCGATGGTTGCAAGCACCACCTTGCTGAAATCCTCATCTTTACAGAATGCTTGAGCATCCACACCCGGCAATCCGTTGGTCTGCATGCCCTTCAGCTGTGGTGCATAGTAGAAGTAGTGGTCAAGCGGAATCTTGTCAAAGAGGGAAGCCCACTTCTGCACCTGCCACTGGTCGGGAATGAACGGCCAGTCCTTGCTGTGCAACACCCGAACCAGCTCTTCGCTGCTGGTGAGGGCAAGCAGGGCAAGCACGGTCTTGTACATGACCGAACCGATGATATCCTTCTTGTCGGTGAAGTTGGCGATACTGATCAGATACCCGTCCTTCTTCAGTGCCCCGATGGCTGCAAAGCCTGCCTTGGCAGTCTGGTAGTGGTTGATACCGACAAACCCCCCGTGGGTGATGACGATGTCAGCCTCCTCGGCCACCGGTATCTTTGCATAGCCCTTGACCATCTCGAAGGCCGCAAGGTGAGCCGCTTCCAGGTCCCCTGCATAGACGCCGGTGATGGCGAACTTGTGGTCGAGGGTCACATTGATGATGAAGTCCACACCGGCCATCTTGGCAAATGCAAGCGACTCCTCATGTACGGGGTTTCCTTCCAGATTCAGGTCACGGGAATCTGCATGCCCCATGAGGTTTGCACCATGGAAAAGGAAGGTGCCGTGTTCACTGATCAGGCCGGGGCAGACGGATTTGCGTCCGCCGCTCACTCCTGCCATGAAGTGGCTCTCCACCAGTCCGGTAAGGATCTTCAGGTCTGCATTGACGTACAGACTGTTGATCTTCACTTCGCTGCCGCGCTCGGTCTTCCCCAGGAAGGTCAGGTTCGCATCATCCTTGCAGTCATGGTTGATGACCTCAATGTTGTTTGCGAATACCCAGGGATCGATGATTTTGTCAATCTCTTCTGCGGTCATCGGGCGGTGGGTTCCTGTTGCAATGAGTACCTTCAGGTTATCTGCCCGATATCCGACGGAAAGCAACGTCTGCAGGAGGGGAACAAGAATATTGCCCTCACCCTTGTAGGGGACGGGTCGGGTGTTGTCAGAGATGACGATGACTGCGTGTGCGTCTGCATTCTTTGCCAGCTTCTCTTTTGCAATCTCAGAGAGAGGCTTGCTTTTGATAGGATGTGCCAGTGCTTGCTCGACCGCTTTTGCAGGATCTGGGAGGGCAGGCGGTGCCTGCATTGCATAGCAAACAGTGGAATCGGGAAGTTGAAGATCCTTGTGCGCTGGATCTATGGGATTGTGTACATACATAGGTGCCTCCTGATATTCAAAAAAGAGACGAGCTTGGCTCGTCTCTCATCCGAAGATTGTATACAAAACGAGTACCCTCAGCTTATAGCTGTTGTCCCTTTGCGTCAACGGCTACGGCTGCATTGGCACTCTCGTTCACCAGGCCGCGCTTGACCTCCCAGCGGTAGAAGAAGTCTACCAGGAAGGGAACCAGAATGGCTGTGACAATGATGGATGCAGCAACCTGGACAGTCGCTTTCTCAGCAAACGGCAACCAGGAAGGATCTACTGCAGCAATGGCTGCAGGGGTTGCGATGGAGTTGCCTGCACTGGTTCCGATGGCAGCACCAACAGCAGAGGTCCTTCTGGTCTTCTTGGGTACCAACCACTTGTAGATGAAGTAGGAGGGAACACCGGTGATGATGAGGGTCATCAGACCGAGGATGACACCCGGGATACCTGCTTGGATGATGGTCTGGAAACTCAGGCCTGCACCAAGGGGGAAGGAGAAGGTGAAGATGGCGATGAACATACCGGGCTTGAGGAAGTCGCGGAATTTCTCGTCAAGATTTCCAAGAATCATGCCCGCGATGATCGGTACGATGACGGCCACAAGGCTCATGAGGGGAATGGTTGCAACGCCTGCGATACCCATGAACATCATCTCGAAGAACGGTCCGTCGTTCGAACTGATGACGGCAATTGCGCCAACGTCAGATTCATCACCATATTTGGAAGCAAGAGCTGTATAGAGTCCGCCGTTGGAGTTGGACATGGCGGAAATCATGGCAAGGGGAGTTACTCCGAGCAGTGCGCCGCCGGGTCCTGCCACTTTGGCAAAAAGCACGCCCAGAATGAGGCCGAAGAAGACCTTGCTGGAGTTGAGTACCACACCTTTGTACAGCGAAATACCGGCTGTGCGGAGGTTGATCTGGGCGCCACTGCAGAAGAAGAGCAGTGCAATGAGGGTCAATGCACCAGTCTTGAAGAACGCAGTGGTGAAACTGCCGATGCTCAGTGCTCCGGGGAAGAACGTGTTGAATATCACACCGAGAACCAAAGGGACCACCATCATGCCGCCAGGAATCTTGTTGATCGTGTCAAAAATCGGTACTTTTCCCATCTTCATGTAATTATTCTCCTTTTTCTGTGTCTTCATGACATCATTTACTAAACCTTATCACGAGCCGTTGGAATGTCAAACAAAATTGTGGTTATGTATACAAAAATCTGTACACAATCACAAACCTTTGACAAACCGACAGGAATTGGTAGTATGAGCGTATGCACACGAAACGCTTTGCCTTGCTGTCCCTGTTGCTTTGCCTGCTCGTATTGCCCTTGGCGGCCGATGTGCAGAGTGCTTTCTCCTATCTCCTTCCGCTTGACACCACCATCGGACATGTGGTGGACCCAGCAGAGGGAAGTGTCGAACTGCTTACCTCCCAGGCTCTGCAGTCATCATATGATCTTGCCTGGCTGGATCGGTATGTGCCGGTGGAGTTGCACCAGAGTTTTGTCTATACCTATGACCAAGTGCTCTCATCGCTGCTTCCTTGCAAGCAGGTGCTCATAGGGGAGGCAACGCTTCGCGGGTCTCTCTATGAGGTTCGCTTCCGCATTCTCTCAGACACGGCTGCCACCGGTTCCTGTGTCTGGTATCTGGAGGAACATGGCAGGATGTTCCTTCTCTCCCTTACTCTTGACCGACCATAACTTCTCATTCGTCAACGATTTTGCCTCGCGATAGCCAAAACCTTGTCTTGCCCCTCCCCAAATCAATGGTAGAATGAAATGACACCTATCATGATATTCAACAGGAGGTTTGCATGAAACAGTGGTTAGTGATTCTTATGGTCCTCTTGACGGTTCTCAGTCCGGTCATCGCCCAAGGCTCAAAAGAAGACGGACAGGCTGCGAAGGAACTGGTGGTGTACGCCAGTGTGGATGAGGCGAATGCGGTGAAGATCCTCGATGCCTTCACCAAGGATACCGCCATCAAGACAAGTTTTGTCCAGCTTTCCAGTGGCCCGGCCCTTACCAGGATCCAGGCCGAGAGTGGCAGACCCCAGGCAGATGTATGGCTTGGTGCTCCCAGTGACAACCATGTCATCGCAAAGAAAGAAGGCTTGACGGTTCCCTACAAAGGTCCCGCTTTCGAAGCATTGGGTGCAGAGTTCAAGGATAGTGAAGGCTATTGGAGAGGGTTCTACATGAATCCGCTCTGCTTTGGTGTCAATACCACGGCCCTTGCAAAGGCTGGGGCAAAGGTTCCCACCAGTTGGGCTGACCTGCTCAAGCCTGAGTACAGGAACCTGATCCAGGTACCGACTCCGCAGGCGAGCGGCACGGCAACCACCATGGTCTACAGCCTCATCGAGATCATGGGTGAAGACGAGGCCTTTGCCTACATGGCCAAGCTCAACGCCAACATCCAGACCTACACCTCAAGCGGCACCGGCCCCTCCAAGGGCGTGAATGTCGGTGATGCTGCCATCGGCATCCAGTTCTCTCCCGCTTTCTTCCAGATGAAGGCCAACGGCCAGCCCATCGAGATTGTCTTCCCTTCCGAAGGCTTTGGCTTTGAGTTCCCCGCCGCTTCCATTCTCAAGGGAGCTAAGAATTATGAGGCTGCAAAAATCTTCATGGAGTGGTTGGTCAGCAAGAAGGGACAGGATGTCCTGAAGTCAACCGGAACCTACTTCTATCCGGTCATCGACGATGCAGAGATCGATCCTGTCATGCCCGCTTTCTCAACCCTTGATGTGGTGGGAGTCGATCTTTCCTACTACAGCAGCCGCAAGGCTGAACTGGTGGAGCGCTGGGTAAGCGAAGTGCTTTCAGCCAAGAAGTAACGCTGCTTTTTTCATCTCCGGCAGTACTCCTGCCGGAGATTCCTCAGTATCTACGAGGTCCTCATGAAACAACGCATCATAGCCTCATGGCACAACTTCATCCAATTGAGCAAGGACCCGCTGTTGTTGGGTGTCATTCTTTTGTTGCTCCTCTCCCTGGTTCTCTTCATCATCTACCCCTTGTACAAGGTAGTGGTTGTCAGCTTCCAGGTGAATGGGGCCTTCTCATTCAGGAATTTCACCGATGTATTGACCTACTCGAACGGTTACTATCTCAAAGCGCTCTTCAATTCGCTTTGGATGGGTGTGGCTACCGCTGTATTGGGTACTCTCATAGCTTATATCTTTGCCTATTCGCTGACTCGGGCCAACATCCCCGGGCGCCGATTCTTCAATCTGATCGCCACCATCCCGATCATCAGCCCCCCTTTCATCGGGGCTCTGGCCGTCATCATGCTCTTCGGTCGGAACGGATTCGTCAGTTCCACGTTGCTGGGCATGCAGGACGCCAATGCCTACGGGGCGAAAGGGTTGCTGTTTGCCCAGGTGCTGACCTTTTTCCCGGTTGCCTACATCACCTTGCGAGGTGTGCTCGAATCCATCAGTCCAACCCTTGAGGATGCTGCCATGGATCTGGGAGGCAACAGGTTCACCATCTTTCGCAAGGTCACCCTGCCTCTTTCCATTCCCGGGATTGCCTCTTCCATGCTCGTACTCTTTGTAGAGTCGCTTGCCGACTTCGGCAATCCCTTGGTGCTTGCAGGAGCTCAGTTTCCCATCCTTTCGGTGCAGGCCTACCTGGAGATTACCGGAATGGGCAACTTCGCCAAGGGCGCAGCGCTTGCCTTCATCCTGCTCGTTCCCTCTGTTTCGGCCTACATCCTCCAAAAGTATTGGGTGAGCAAGAAACAGTATGTGACGGTTACCGGAAAACCCACGCAATCGAGCAACGATGTGGTCAGTGCCAAGGCCCGGTGGATTCTTTTCGGGGTCTGCTGCCTGATAGCCTTTTTCATCATTCTTGTCTATGCAAGCATCGTCTTTGGGGCTTTTGCTGAATCGTGGGGCAATAGTTACGCGCTTACCCTTCAGAACTTCGTCTATGTCTGGCGTGTTGGTTTTGAATCGGTGCTCGATACCCTCGCAATTGCAGGACTGTCCACTCCGATGGCAGGAATCCTGGGTATGATCATCGCCTTTTTGGTAGTTCGCAAGAAGTTCTGGGGGAGGAAGTTCATGGAGTTTTCGTCCATGCTCAGCTTCGCTTTGCCTGGTACCGTGGTTGGCATCGGATATATTCTGGCTTTCAACAAGCATCCGCTCTATCTGACCGGGACGCTGTTGATCCTGTTGCTGAACTTCATCTTCCGCTACATCCCGGTCGGGGTGCAGGGAGGCGTGGCCGTGCTCAAGCAGATAGATCCTTCCATAGAGGAAGCTGCCATCGATCTGGGGGCTGACAGCAACAAGACGTTCCAGCGGGTGACCTTGCCTTTGATGGTTCCTGCTTTCTTCAGCTCCCTCATTTTCAGTTTTGTGCGGAGCATGACTGCCATCAGTGCAGCCATCTTCCTGGTATCGGCACGGTGGAAACTCATGACCGTCCAGATCATGAGCCAGGTGGAGAGCGGGCGCATCGGAGCGGCGGCAGCCTTCAGCCTGATTCTCGTGGCCATCATCCTGGTAGCCATGGCGGTCATCAAACTGATCCTGCGGCTGAAGTATCATACCACCAGTTCAATTCTCTCACAGTAGGAGCACAGCATGAGCGTAACCTTAGTCAACGTAACCAAGATTTTCACCGACCAGGATGACAAGAGCAAGGAGTTCACTGCAGTCGATGATGTCAATATTGAGATAAAGGAAGGGGAGATGGTTACCTTCCTCGGTCCCTCCGGCTGTGGCAAGACCACCACGCTCAGGATCATCAGCGGGTTTGAGAAGCAGACCAAGGGTAATGTGTTCATTGATGGGACTCTGGTCAATGACCTGCCTGCCAACAAGCGCAACTCCTCGATGGTCTTCCAGTCCTATGCCATCTTTCCCCACCTGACGGTGGAACAGAACATAGGGTTTGGGCTTGAACTGAAGGGGATGAAGAAGAGCGAGATCAAGAGTGAGGTTGATGTGATCATGCGGACCATGGGGCTTTCCGCCCTTGGATCCCGACAGCCCAGCCAACTCTCAGGCGGCCAGCAGCAGCGCGTAGCGCTTGCCAGGGCGATAGTCACCAAGCCGCGAGTCCTGCTGTTCGATGAACCGCTGTCCAACCTTGATGCAAAACTCAGGGACCAGATGCGGACGGAGATCAGGAGAATCCAGCAACAGTTTGGGATTACCAGCATCTATGTGACGCATGATCAGGATGAGGCGATGACGGTCAGCGACCGCATCATGGTCATGGACAAGGGCAAAATCCAACAGATCGGCACCCCGTTTGAGATTTACAGCAGGCCGACCAATCACTTTGTGGCCGATTTCATCGGAAGAGCGAACTTCTTCCCTTGCATGGTGAAGCGCGTTGCCGACATGGTGGTTGTTGAGATAAACCAGAAACAGTACGAGTTTCCTTCGTTCAACAAGGACGTAAAGGCCGGCAAGCGGGCTACGGTGGTCATCCGCCCCGAGGGCTTGCATATCGAGAAACCCAATGAACAAGCCTTCTTCAACGGTACGGTAACCGAAGCGGTCTATCTGGGTGCAACGGTAGAGTATGAGATCAAGGTGAAGGGACGCTCTGAGGTGATAGTGGCAATTTCCTATAATCCGGTGAAAGAGGGGTTGTACAGAGTAGGCGATGAGGTGGGAGTGAGTTTTGAACCGATCAGTGCCCACGTAATTCTCTGAGGACCTGTTATTCTTGCTTTGCTATGACCAGAATATAGTCAGCTTCCAGCTCATCATCCGGTGAGCTGGTTTGTTCTGCTTGCTTCGCGTAGGTCAGCAGAAGCGGAAGGTCTGCATCCAGTTCTTCCAGATTGAGGGTAACCGAGGTCTTTCGTGCCTTGACGGTGACTTGGATATGCTCCATATCCGCTTGGTCAAGCAGAGGTCCTTCCCACTCCTGGCCTTGTGGCTGGACTGCAGGAACCTTGCTGTACACGCCGCAGCCTGTACCAAAGAAGAGCAGAGATGCAAGTATGCACAGCAACGTGATCTGAGTCGCTCGTGTTCGCATACCTTTCCCCTCCTTTCCCGGAACAGTCTTTTCACTTGGTAAAACACCAAACCGCTGAAAAGATTACAGCTCTCAGGCCTTTTGGATGCGCAGATGCGATGAGGCGTCCATCCAGCGGTCATCAACGGTGAAGATGATATCCGCATCACACCATGTGCAGTAGGAGACCAGTGCTTTTGTCATCTGGAGACGAATGGCATCGAGCTCGAGCAATGGACGCTCTTCGCCAAGATGGATATAGATGACTACCTGGAGACTCCTGCCACGCTTGGAGGCAAACACCTCTGAGCTGATGAAGTGGTGAGACCTCACAAAACGGTTGACAATTTTCTCCAGGGCTTGCTGGACCTGCTGTGATGGGGCGGCCCCGAGCAACTCAGCGCTGTAGTGCACAATGTCTTTCACCAGGGAGGGTGAGAGAAAGATGACGAACAGCAGGGTAAGGGCAGGGTCAATGTAGGAAGTAAGGAAAGAGAAACGTAGGTGGGAAAGAAGCATCACGAAGAGTATTGCGACCACCGATGCCAGGCTGAGCAGCGTATCAAGCATCCAGGCTTTGCTCTCGGAGCGAAGCAAGGGGCTGGCAAGTGTCTTTGCCTTTTTGCGCAACAGCATCCAGACGAGAAAGCAGACTACCAGGGAGAACGCTGAGACGGGTAGGGCGATGGGGACGGAGATTGCATAGCCCCCATGAGCCAAGGCCTTGGCGGCATTGACGCCTATGGTCAGGATCATGGTGAGCAACACAACCGAACGCAGGGTAAGGAAGAAGGGCTCAAACGACCCATACCCGAAGGGGAAACGCTCATCGTCCTTCTTGAACAAGAGCAAGACCACTCTGCCCGACCCAATGATGAAAAGGCTTTGGATCAGGGAGTAAAGTCCATCGAGCAGAAGGGAGTTGGACTGTGCCCAGAACGAAGCGAGAAGACCGAGCACGCCGAAGCCAAGGCAGACGAGCGTAGTCAACCGAAGTAGTTGCAGTTCCTGTTTTTTGGTACTCATAGGTTGTGTTTTCGCATCCAGTCATGGCGTTCATTCGCCCACGATCACCGTTTATGGTCCTACGCATAGGACAGACCTATCGGTCAAATCAGGTGATATGCTGTATGCTTATGTTCGTATGATACCACAATTATCCATCTCCTGCAAGGAGACACGTGTCTGGCTTCTTGCCGCGGGTATGAAAATACAGTAAGCTTATTAAGACAAATTCCTAATTCTGATATTCCAAATTGAGGTGTCTATGTCACGAATTTCTTCTCTGCGATATGTGTTTGCAGTACTTCTTGTGGCCACGCTTTTTCTTGGTTCCTGCACCAAGGAAAAATCGGTTGGGACCGAACAAACCGCAGAACCTGCTGCTGATGTTGTTGCCTCCGCCACCGATTACACCCAGGTGGTTGCTTCGGCAGTTCCCATTGAGGTGCGTCCGCTTCGTGACAGGGTCATCGGAAGCGGAACCGTGCAAGGGCAGCAGGAAGTGAGCATCAAAGCCAGAACCAGTGGCGAGATCAGGGATGTATACG includes:
- a CDS encoding transposase, coding for MRNYLENKIAKSVARLDLDPDDFRMHFSNPKADFTRFRRQSFSDVVKLGLLSPGSCMKENLRHYFGVGPDRPSASAYIQHRDKLGVQAYRALFDHFKDTDVPFTLIKNKYLLVACDGSAISIHPNKDDAGTLLHMTNNPNGKVCNQLHLNVLTAVPDGYFLDYVIQDHKDMHEIQACEQMVERMAGCPSPLPSIITCDRGYESYRLMMWVSSLGFHFCIRAKDLNSPGISQRYRNMVGEDGLMDTVVTRKYTRCSTVHRNPAIYPDYIYVPQNVINEFIPATRNPLGKVLKSRPLIIDFFEYSFRLVRLQLSETSYEVLLTSLPQSEFSMADLKELYHLRWGVETTLRQLKYDDCSSFSNTRKKVAAIGEIILSMIFHNICTSVLVAFGRSLSRRIKNRKLLYKVSYSDLSKTLRLYASGRDPTITIKKIVKELTMTIQPVRNDRAFSRILEHRSFIPFIYRAA
- the larA gene encoding nickel-dependent lactate racemase, encoding MYVHNPIDPAHKDLQLPDSTVCYAMQAPPALPDPAKAVEQALAHPIKSKPLSEIAKEKLAKNADAHAVIVISDNTRPVPYKGEGNILVPLLQTLLSVGYRADNLKVLIATGTHRPMTAEEIDKIIDPWVFANNIEVINHDCKDDANLTFLGKTERGSEVKINSLYVNADLKILTGLVESHFMAGVSGGRKSVCPGLISEHGTFLFHGANLMGHADSRDLNLEGNPVHEESLAFAKMAGVDFIINVTLDHKFAITGVYAGDLEAAHLAAFEMVKGYAKIPVAEEADIVITHGGFVGINHYQTAKAGFAAIGALKKDGYLISIANFTDKKDIIGSVMYKTVLALLALTSSEELVRVLHSKDWPFIPDQWQVQKWASLFDKIPLDHYFYYAPQLKGMQTNGLPGVDAQAFCKDEDFSKVVLATIEHIRKLEGKKDLKIVWLSDGPYAIPYVK
- a CDS encoding 2-keto-3-deoxygluconate permease, with product MKMGKVPIFDTINKIPGGMMVVPLVLGVIFNTFFPGALSIGSFTTAFFKTGALTLIALLFFCSGAQINLRTAGISLYKGVVLNSSKVFFGLILGVLFAKVAGPGGALLGVTPLAMISAMSNSNGGLYTALASKYGDESDVGAIAVISSNDGPFFEMMFMGIAGVATIPLMSLVAVIVPIIAGMILGNLDEKFRDFLKPGMFIAIFTFSFPLGAGLSFQTIIQAGIPGVILGLMTLIITGVPSYFIYKWLVPKKTRRTSAVGAAIGTSAGNSIATPAAIAAVDPSWLPFAEKATVQVAASIIVTAILVPFLVDFFYRWEVKRGLVNESANAAVAVDAKGQQL
- a CDS encoding ABC transporter substrate-binding protein — protein: MKQWLVILMVLLTVLSPVIAQGSKEDGQAAKELVVYASVDEANAVKILDAFTKDTAIKTSFVQLSSGPALTRIQAESGRPQADVWLGAPSDNHVIAKKEGLTVPYKGPAFEALGAEFKDSEGYWRGFYMNPLCFGVNTTALAKAGAKVPTSWADLLKPEYRNLIQVPTPQASGTATTMVYSLIEIMGEDEAFAYMAKLNANIQTYTSSGTGPSKGVNVGDAAIGIQFSPAFFQMKANGQPIEIVFPSEGFGFEFPAASILKGAKNYEAAKIFMEWLVSKKGQDVLKSTGTYFYPVIDDAEIDPVMPAFSTLDVVGVDLSYYSSRKAELVERWVSEVLSAKK
- a CDS encoding iron ABC transporter permease — its product is MKQRIIASWHNFIQLSKDPLLLGVILLLLLSLVLFIIYPLYKVVVVSFQVNGAFSFRNFTDVLTYSNGYYLKALFNSLWMGVATAVLGTLIAYIFAYSLTRANIPGRRFFNLIATIPIISPPFIGALAVIMLFGRNGFVSSTLLGMQDANAYGAKGLLFAQVLTFFPVAYITLRGVLESISPTLEDAAMDLGGNRFTIFRKVTLPLSIPGIASSMLVLFVESLADFGNPLVLAGAQFPILSVQAYLEITGMGNFAKGAALAFILLVPSVSAYILQKYWVSKKQYVTVTGKPTQSSNDVVSAKARWILFGVCCLIAFFIILVYASIVFGAFAESWGNSYALTLQNFVYVWRVGFESVLDTLAIAGLSTPMAGILGMIIAFLVVRKKFWGRKFMEFSSMLSFALPGTVVGIGYILAFNKHPLYLTGTLLILLLNFIFRYIPVGVQGGVAVLKQIDPSIEEAAIDLGADSNKTFQRVTLPLMVPAFFSSLIFSFVRSMTAISAAIFLVSARWKLMTVQIMSQVESGRIGAAAAFSLILVAIILVAMAVIKLILRLKYHTTSSILSQ
- a CDS encoding ABC transporter ATP-binding protein; translated protein: MSVTLVNVTKIFTDQDDKSKEFTAVDDVNIEIKEGEMVTFLGPSGCGKTTTLRIISGFEKQTKGNVFIDGTLVNDLPANKRNSSMVFQSYAIFPHLTVEQNIGFGLELKGMKKSEIKSEVDVIMRTMGLSALGSRQPSQLSGGQQQRVALARAIVTKPRVLLFDEPLSNLDAKLRDQMRTEIRRIQQQFGITSIYVTHDQDEAMTVSDRIMVMDKGKIQQIGTPFEIYSRPTNHFVADFIGRANFFPCMVKRVADMVVVEINQKQYEFPSFNKDVKAGKRATVVIRPEGLHIEKPNEQAFFNGTVTEAVYLGATVEYEIKVKGRSEVIVAISYNPVKEGLYRVGDEVGVSFEPISAHVIL
- a CDS encoding cation transporter translates to MSTKKQELQLLRLTTLVCLGFGVLGLLASFWAQSNSLLLDGLYSLIQSLFIIGSGRVVLLLFKKDDERFPFGYGSFEPFFLTLRSVVLLTMILTIGVNAAKALAHGGYAISVPIALPVSAFSLVVCFLVWMLLRKKAKTLASPLLRSESKAWMLDTLLSLASVVAILFVMLLSHLRFSFLTSYIDPALTLLFVIFLSPSLVKDIVHYSAELLGAAPSQQVQQALEKIVNRFVRSHHFISSEVFASKRGRSLQVVIYIHLGEERPLLELDAIRLQMTKALVSYCTWCDADIIFTVDDRWMDASSHLRIQKA